A window of Metopolophium dirhodum isolate CAU chromosome 6, ASM1992520v1, whole genome shotgun sequence genomic DNA:
GTCTTGATTTTGTTGTCTGATTCTGTGTCTGATATCTTCACAAAGATCGTCTTTGAAATTGTCCCATAATTTTAATGGTTCCGATGGCTgacaaaataaaagtatgaCAACAAACAGCTCTCTCATTTTAATTGGACATTGCGAAAGCGATGCTTCTCTCAAAGTATTTTCCCAATGGTCATCGTTTTCTAACAAACCTCTGGCATGGCAAGCTGCTTGATAGGTCTCTTTGATAACTCCGTTAACGGTTTTTATGTACTCGAATGAGGTTGGACCGCGTACGTGATGTAGCAACATCCTAAGATAAAAACACTCTGACTGAGATGGATGTACACCGTAGACTCTACTTAAAGCGGCATCTTTTTTTATGCCTGGATGGCCAACAACGTCCTCACCACGCTTCCTTCTTGAGAATTTATTGTTGGCCCATGTGTAGTATTGCGGGACTTCGTAGTATAGAAGTGTCTTTGCGAATTCATCTTCTTTACTTAGCTCAAAGAAAGCCAGCAAAGTAGTTTTACGTGGGTTTCGGGCCACTTGTTCAGCCGTTTCTGTGGTAAAATACACCCTTTGGCTGTTTTCTAAGTGGACGGCTAACTGCAAGACTGTAGGATGTCGCTCGTGAatggaaaattctaaaaatcgcCAAACAGCTTCGGATGTACTTATGTACCGGCCATTTACATAGTTTTCCGCCTCATCGTTTGGGTTTTTGACGCTATAAGTAGCTTGGTCAGAtcctttatttatatatttacaaatgtatttGATGGCCTGAACTGAGTGGCAGTACTCGGCATTTATGTGCGCATTTAACGTCCTACACAATAATGGAGAATAAGGGACAATCCACCTATTATCAATGTTGAAAGTATTTCCTCTGATATTTAACGTATTGCTCTGGCCTCCATTTTCGGCGTAACGACGACGATAAACTGGATATCCGTCCTCTCCGGTTTGGGTATCGTTTACGAAACGTCGAGGGTACTTTTTTGTGCAGATACCGTTTTTCATACATGGTGCTGTTAAGTTATGCTCTCCGCATGGACCGTGCACCATATTTTTAGTTACGGTATCGTACAATATCGGGTCGTTTTGTTTGTTGGGCAGTTCTGCAACCATGACACTATCAATTTCGTCTGGCTGTATTTTTCTTTCTAGTCAAAACAGCAAATGATAGTGAGGTAAACCCCGCTTCTGACACTCCACACTTGCCATGTAACATTTCACTTTGCCGAATATTTCATCTTTTgtgaataattttatgaatttgttCATCTTTAAATGAAATACCCTTGAAATTATGTCATGAAGATCGAAAGACCGCTGTCCAGTTAATAGTTCCGCTTTAATTTCAGGCCATTCGGGGTTACACGTAAAAGTAACAAATAAGTCTGGTCTCCCGTAGTTGCGGACATAAGTCATCGCATCTTGCGTTTTTTGTGGAGATAACGCGTAGAACCTGTGAATGAAGACGGCAAGATTACGCG
This region includes:
- the LOC132947649 gene encoding uncharacterized protein LOC132947649 codes for the protein MVAELPNKQNDPILYDTVTKNMVHGPCGEHNLTAPCMKNGICTKKYPRRFVNDTQTGEDGYPVYRRRYAENGGQSNTLNIRGNTFNIDNRWIVPYSPLLCRTLNAHINAEYCHSVQAIKYICKYINKGSDQATYSVKNPNDEAENYVNGRYISTSEAVWRFLEFSIHERHPTVLQLAVHLENSQRVYFTTETAEQVARNPRKTTLLAFFELSKEDEFAKTLLYYEVPQYYTWANNKFSRRKRGEDVVGHPGIKKDAALSRVYGVHPSQSECFYLRMLLHHVRGPTSFEYIKTVNGVIKETYQAACHARGLLENDDHWENTLREASLSQCPIKMRELFVVILLFCQPSEPLKLWDNFKDDLCEDIRHRIRQQNQDLALPYSEDIYNEA